In one Mycobacteroides chelonae genomic region, the following are encoded:
- the gatA gene encoding Asp-tRNA(Asn)/Glu-tRNA(Gln) amidotransferase subunit GatA, with amino-acid sequence MTDLIRQDAASLATLIHSGEVSSVEVTRAHLDQIASTDETYRAFLHVAGEQALAAAKDADDAIARGDQPASGLAGVPLALKDVFTTRDMPTTCGSKILENWVPPYDATVTARLREAGIPILGKTNMDEFAMGSSTENSAYGPTRNPWDTERVPGGSGGGSAAALAAFQAPLAIGTDTGGSIRQPAALTATVGVKPTYGTVSRYGLVACASSLDQGGPCARTVLDTALLHQVIAGHDPRDSTSVDEPVPDVVAAARAGAAGDLKGVRVGVVSQLRGDGYQPGVMASFDAAVEQLTALGADVVEVSCPHFEYALPAYYLILPSEVSSNLARFDAMRYGMRVGDDGTHSAEEVMALTRAAGFGPEVKRRIMIGTYALSAGYYDAYYGRAQKVRTLIKRDLEQAYEQVDVLVTPATPTTAFRLGEKVDDPLAMYQFDLCTLPLNLAGHCGMSVPSGLSADDGLPVGLQIMAPALADDRLYRVGAAYETARGPLPSAL; translated from the coding sequence GTGACCGACCTGATCAGGCAGGATGCAGCATCGCTGGCGACGCTGATTCATTCCGGCGAAGTGTCATCGGTTGAGGTGACTCGCGCGCATCTGGATCAGATCGCCAGTACCGACGAGACCTACCGCGCATTCCTGCACGTGGCGGGGGAGCAGGCCCTTGCCGCGGCCAAGGATGCCGACGACGCCATCGCACGTGGCGATCAGCCCGCATCGGGCCTGGCCGGTGTGCCGCTGGCGCTCAAGGACGTCTTCACCACCCGGGACATGCCGACCACGTGTGGGTCGAAGATCCTGGAGAACTGGGTTCCGCCCTACGACGCGACGGTGACCGCTCGGCTGCGTGAGGCCGGGATACCGATCCTGGGCAAGACGAATATGGACGAGTTTGCGATGGGCTCCTCCACCGAGAACTCCGCCTACGGCCCCACCCGCAATCCGTGGGACACCGAGCGCGTGCCGGGTGGCTCGGGCGGCGGTAGCGCGGCTGCGCTGGCCGCCTTCCAGGCACCGCTGGCCATCGGTACCGACACCGGCGGCTCCATCCGGCAGCCCGCGGCTCTCACCGCCACCGTCGGGGTCAAGCCCACCTATGGCACCGTGTCGCGGTACGGCCTGGTGGCCTGCGCGTCATCGCTGGATCAGGGTGGACCTTGTGCACGTACGGTTTTGGATACCGCACTGCTGCACCAGGTGATCGCCGGACATGACCCGCGCGACTCCACCTCGGTCGACGAACCGGTCCCCGATGTGGTGGCCGCTGCTCGTGCCGGGGCTGCCGGCGACCTCAAGGGCGTACGCGTCGGTGTGGTCTCACAGTTGCGTGGTGATGGGTACCAGCCGGGTGTGATGGCGTCTTTCGATGCGGCCGTCGAGCAGCTCACCGCGTTGGGTGCCGACGTGGTGGAGGTGTCCTGTCCGCACTTCGAATACGCACTTCCGGCGTACTACCTGATCCTGCCGTCGGAGGTGTCCTCCAATCTGGCTCGGTTCGATGCCATGCGGTACGGGATGCGCGTCGGCGACGACGGAACGCACAGCGCCGAGGAAGTCATGGCGCTCACCCGGGCCGCGGGCTTTGGCCCAGAGGTCAAGCGGCGCATCATGATCGGCACCTATGCGCTATCGGCCGGGTACTACGACGCCTATTACGGCCGGGCACAGAAGGTGCGCACCCTGATCAAGCGCGACCTGGAGCAGGCCTACGAACAGGTGGATGTGCTGGTCACCCCGGCGACGCCCACGACCGCGTTCCGGTTGGGGGAGAAGGTCGATGACCCGCTGGCCATGTACCAGTTCGACTTGTGCACCCTGCCGCTGAATTTGGCCGGGCATTGCGGAATGTCGGTGCCCTCGGGACTATCGGCCGACGACGGGCTGCCGGTGGGTCTGCAGATCATGGCGCCCGCCCTCGCCGACGACCGGCTGTATCGGGTCGGGGCGGCGTATGAGACGGCGCGTGGGCCGCTGCCGTCCGCACTGTAG
- a CDS encoding amino acid-binding protein, whose translation MLDVPSYLLRLQLADRPGSLGSVAVALGTVGADILSLDVVERGPGYAIDDLVIDLPPGSMPDSLITAAEALNGVHVHSIRPHTGLLEAHRELELIDRVAAAASSARLEVLAQEAPHVLRANWCTVVRQEGSGFIRVAGSAGAPETQATAAPWLPLSRAQVLETAAEWVPQLWKDMDTTLAAAPLGSSDTAVVLGRPGGPEFRPSEVARLGYLAGIVATLVR comes from the coding sequence GTGTTGGACGTGCCGTCCTATCTGCTGCGCTTACAACTTGCCGACCGACCCGGAAGTCTGGGATCGGTCGCCGTCGCGCTCGGCACGGTGGGTGCGGACATCCTGTCCCTCGACGTCGTCGAGCGCGGTCCCGGGTATGCCATCGATGACCTGGTCATCGACCTGCCACCCGGTTCCATGCCCGACTCGTTGATCACCGCCGCCGAGGCCTTGAACGGGGTGCATGTGCATTCCATCCGCCCGCACACCGGGCTGCTGGAGGCACACCGCGAGCTGGAACTGATCGACAGAGTGGCCGCCGCCGCGTCATCCGCCCGCCTGGAAGTGCTCGCCCAGGAGGCCCCGCATGTGCTGCGCGCGAACTGGTGCACCGTGGTGCGGCAGGAAGGCAGTGGCTTCATTCGGGTGGCGGGCAGCGCCGGTGCCCCGGAAACACAGGCCACCGCCGCCCCGTGGCTACCGCTGAGCCGGGCCCAGGTCCTGGAAACAGCTGCCGAATGGGTACCGCAGCTGTGGAAAGACATGGACACCACGCTTGCCGCCGCGCCACTGGGGTCCAGTGACACCGCCGTGGTCCTCGGCCGTCCCGGCGGCCCGGAGTTTCGGCCCTCGGAGGTGGCCCGCCTCGGCTATCTGGCGGGGATCGTCGCCACCTTGGTGCGATAG
- a CDS encoding MmcQ/YjbR family DNA-binding protein, with translation MGTHPIMFTEDDPGLAELRQLALALPEAAEQISWGRPVFKAGKIFAMFGGDARGDAKGEMIAYPYSVLVKVDDSERPALLQDERFYYPAYMGPYGWLGLDFSTADVDWDEVAELLDASYRLIATKRLIKLLDQRD, from the coding sequence ATGGGCACGCATCCCATCATGTTCACCGAGGACGATCCCGGCCTGGCAGAACTTCGCCAGCTGGCACTCGCCCTACCCGAGGCTGCCGAACAGATCTCCTGGGGCCGGCCCGTCTTCAAAGCGGGCAAGATCTTCGCGATGTTCGGCGGTGATGCCAGGGGAGACGCCAAGGGCGAGATGATCGCCTACCCGTATTCCGTGCTGGTCAAGGTGGATGATTCCGAGCGCCCCGCACTCCTCCAGGACGAGCGCTTCTACTACCCGGCGTACATGGGGCCCTACGGCTGGCTGGGGCTCGACTTCAGCACCGCCGATGTGGACTGGGATGAGGTCGCCGAGCTGCTCGATGCTTCCTACCGACTGATCGCCACCAAGCGGCTGATCAAGTTGCTCGATCAGCGCGACTGA
- the ligA gene encoding NAD-dependent DNA ligase LigA yields MDPDVQRQWRELADEVRGHQFRYYVKDAPVVSDGEFDRLLKELEALEAQYPELQTPDSPTQLVGGAGFVTEFGSADHLERMLSLDNAFSSEELTAWDARVRGDIGEEPEYLCELKIDGVALSLVYENGVLVRGATRGDGRSGEDVTLNARTIEDVPERLTASKEYPIPVLLEVRGEVFFRLEDFEALNASLVEESKPPFANPRNSAAGSLRQKNPAITARRRLRMICHGLGRAEGFAPESLHEAYLALGQWGLPVSTHTTKVRGIAQVQERVNHWAEHRHDVEHEIDGLVVKVDTVALQRRLGSTSRAPRWAIAYKYPPEEATTELLDIRVSVGRTGRVTPFAYMTPVKVAGSTVSLATLHNASEVKRKGVLIGDTVVIRKAGDVIPEVLGPVADLRNGSEREFVMPTTCPECGTVLAHEKEGDADIRCPNSRSCPAQLRERVFHVAGRGAFDIEALGYEAAIALLSAGVIEDEGDLFSLTAEDLLRTDLFKTKNGSLSANGSRLLENLDKAKQQQLWRVLVALSIRHVGPTAARALATEFGELEAIEGASVEQLAAVEGVGATIAAAVVDWFTVDWHRAIVDKWRAAGVRMADERDESIPRNLEGLSIVVTGSLPGFSRDEAKEAIIARGGKSASSVSKKTAFVVVGDAPGSKYDKAVELGVTILDEDGFRALLADGPPADSA; encoded by the coding sequence GTGGATCCTGACGTGCAGCGCCAGTGGCGTGAGCTTGCCGACGAGGTGCGTGGGCACCAGTTCCGCTACTACGTCAAGGATGCCCCGGTCGTCTCCGACGGCGAGTTCGATCGCCTCTTGAAGGAGCTCGAGGCGCTGGAAGCGCAGTATCCCGAGTTGCAGACCCCGGACTCACCCACGCAGTTGGTGGGTGGAGCAGGGTTTGTCACCGAATTCGGATCGGCTGACCACCTGGAGCGAATGCTCAGTCTGGACAACGCATTCAGTTCAGAGGAGTTGACGGCCTGGGATGCCCGCGTGCGCGGCGATATCGGGGAAGAACCGGAATACCTGTGCGAGCTGAAGATCGACGGGGTCGCACTTTCGTTGGTGTATGAGAACGGCGTGCTGGTGCGCGGCGCGACGCGCGGAGATGGCCGCAGCGGCGAGGATGTCACCCTGAACGCCAGGACCATCGAGGATGTACCGGAAAGGCTCACGGCCTCAAAGGAATACCCGATACCCGTACTCCTGGAGGTACGTGGCGAGGTCTTCTTCCGGCTGGAGGATTTCGAGGCGTTGAATGCCTCGCTGGTGGAGGAGAGTAAGCCGCCGTTCGCCAATCCGCGCAACAGTGCCGCGGGCAGTCTGCGGCAGAAGAACCCGGCCATCACGGCCAGGCGGCGGCTGCGGATGATCTGCCACGGGCTTGGCCGCGCCGAGGGCTTCGCTCCGGAGAGCCTGCACGAGGCTTATTTGGCGTTGGGGCAGTGGGGTTTACCCGTCTCTACCCACACCACCAAGGTGCGGGGCATCGCGCAGGTTCAGGAACGCGTCAACCATTGGGCCGAGCATCGCCACGATGTGGAACACGAGATCGACGGTCTTGTCGTGAAGGTCGACACGGTGGCGCTGCAACGCCGCCTGGGCAGCACCTCGCGCGCACCGCGCTGGGCCATCGCCTACAAGTACCCGCCCGAGGAGGCGACCACCGAACTGCTCGACATCCGGGTGAGCGTGGGCCGAACGGGGCGGGTTACCCCCTTCGCCTACATGACCCCCGTCAAGGTGGCCGGATCCACGGTGTCGTTGGCGACCCTGCACAACGCATCCGAGGTCAAACGCAAGGGCGTGTTGATCGGCGACACGGTGGTGATCCGTAAGGCCGGGGACGTCATCCCGGAAGTTCTGGGTCCGGTTGCCGATCTGCGGAACGGGTCCGAACGCGAATTCGTCATGCCCACAACCTGTCCCGAATGCGGCACTGTACTGGCTCACGAGAAGGAGGGCGACGCCGATATTCGCTGCCCGAATTCGCGAAGCTGCCCGGCCCAGCTGCGTGAGCGGGTATTCCACGTGGCAGGGCGTGGTGCCTTCGATATCGAGGCACTCGGTTATGAGGCGGCCATTGCCCTGCTTTCGGCAGGGGTCATCGAGGATGAGGGAGATCTGTTCAGCCTCACAGCCGAGGACCTGCTGCGCACCGACCTGTTCAAGACCAAGAATGGGTCATTGTCCGCCAACGGAAGTCGGCTGCTGGAGAACCTGGACAAGGCGAAACAGCAACAGCTGTGGCGTGTCTTGGTGGCGCTGTCGATCCGCCACGTCGGTCCGACGGCGGCGCGCGCGCTGGCCACCGAGTTCGGCGAATTGGAAGCCATCGAGGGAGCCTCTGTCGAACAGCTGGCCGCCGTCGAGGGTGTGGGTGCCACGATCGCCGCGGCGGTGGTGGATTGGTTCACCGTCGACTGGCATCGCGCCATCGTCGACAAATGGCGCGCCGCGGGTGTTCGGATGGCCGATGAACGTGATGAGTCGATACCGCGCAATCTCGAAGGCTTGTCGATCGTCGTAACCGGTTCACTTCCAGGGTTTTCGCGTGATGAGGCGAAGGAGGCCATCATCGCCCGGGGCGGCAAGTCCGCGAGTTCGGTGTCCAAGAAGACGGCGTTCGTCGTCGTCGGTGATGCGCCGGGATCCAAGTACGACAAGGCCGTTGAGCTGGGCGTGACAATCCTCGACGAGGACGGCTTCCGGGCGTTGCTGGCCGACGGGCCTCCCGCCGACTCAGCGTGA
- a CDS encoding crotonase/enoyl-CoA hydratase family protein: MSDWKAFTVETTGHIAQVTLIGPGKGNAMGPDFWRELPLIFTELDADPEIRAIVLAAAGSHFSYGLDLAAMAGTFMPLLADKALAKPRTEFLDEIRRLQASVTAVAACRKPVIAAVQGWCIGGGVDLIAAADIRYASAEAKFSVREAKVAIVADIGSLHRLPPIIGDGHLRELAFTGKDIDAARAEKIGLVNDVFDTPEATLAAAHATAAEIAANPPLVVQGVKDVLGRERESVVADGLKYVSTWNAAFLPSEDLQEAIGAVFEKREPDFKGR, translated from the coding sequence ATGAGCGACTGGAAAGCCTTCACCGTCGAGACCACGGGGCATATCGCCCAGGTCACCCTCATCGGGCCCGGCAAGGGTAATGCGATGGGACCCGATTTCTGGCGGGAACTGCCGCTGATCTTCACCGAACTCGACGCCGACCCGGAGATACGGGCAATCGTGCTCGCGGCCGCCGGCTCCCATTTCAGTTACGGGCTGGACCTGGCCGCGATGGCGGGCACCTTCATGCCGCTGCTGGCCGATAAGGCGCTGGCCAAGCCGCGCACCGAGTTCCTCGACGAGATACGGAGGCTGCAGGCCTCGGTGACCGCCGTCGCGGCCTGCCGCAAGCCCGTGATCGCCGCGGTGCAGGGCTGGTGCATCGGTGGCGGCGTCGACCTCATCGCGGCCGCCGATATCCGGTATGCAAGTGCCGAGGCGAAGTTCAGTGTGCGCGAGGCCAAGGTCGCGATTGTCGCCGATATTGGCTCGCTGCATCGTCTTCCACCGATCATCGGTGATGGCCACCTGCGTGAACTGGCGTTCACCGGCAAGGACATCGATGCCGCTCGGGCCGAGAAGATCGGTCTCGTCAACGATGTGTTCGACACCCCCGAGGCAACGCTGGCGGCCGCGCATGCCACCGCTGCCGAGATCGCGGCCAACCCCCCGCTGGTGGTGCAGGGCGTCAAGGACGTGCTGGGCCGCGAGCGCGAAAGTGTGGTTGCCGACGGCCTCAAGTACGTGTCGACCTGGAACGCCGCCTTCCTGCCGTCGGAGGACTTGCAGGAAGCCATCGGTGCGGTCTTCGAGAAGCGGGAACCCGACTTCAAGGGACGCTAA
- a CDS encoding ATP-dependent 6-phosphofructokinase — MRIGVLTGGGDCPGLNAVIRAVVRTCANRYDSQVVGFQDGWRGLLENRRIQLANDDRNDRLLTKGGTVLGTARTNPDKLRAGLDQIKQTLDDNGIDVLIPIGGEGTLTAASWLADENVPVVGVPKTIDNDIDCTDVTFGFDTALTIATDAIDRLHSTAESHQRVMLVEVMGRHAGWIALHSGLASGAHMTLIPEVPYDVEEVCRLIKGRFQRGDSHFICVVAEGAKPAEGSMELRDGGIDEFGHQRFTGVAQQLGVEIEKRINKEVRTTVLGHVQRGGTPTPFDRVLATRFGVNAADAAHAGEYGVMVSLRGQDIGRVPLSEATRHLKLVPKNRYEDAAAFFG; from the coding sequence ATGCGTATCGGAGTGCTTACCGGTGGCGGCGACTGTCCCGGGCTGAACGCCGTCATCAGGGCGGTCGTACGGACCTGTGCCAACCGCTACGACTCGCAGGTCGTGGGATTTCAGGACGGCTGGCGGGGTCTGTTGGAGAACCGGCGCATCCAGCTGGCCAACGATGACCGCAACGACCGGCTGCTGACCAAGGGCGGCACGGTGCTGGGCACCGCCCGCACCAATCCCGACAAGCTGCGTGCCGGGCTGGACCAGATCAAACAGACCCTCGACGACAACGGGATCGATGTGCTGATCCCGATCGGTGGGGAGGGCACGCTCACCGCGGCGAGCTGGCTCGCCGACGAGAATGTCCCCGTGGTTGGGGTGCCCAAGACGATCGACAACGACATCGATTGTACCGATGTCACTTTCGGGTTCGATACCGCGCTGACCATCGCCACCGACGCCATCGATCGGTTGCACAGCACGGCCGAATCGCATCAGCGCGTCATGCTGGTGGAAGTGATGGGCAGGCACGCGGGCTGGATCGCCCTGCACTCCGGACTGGCTTCCGGTGCGCACATGACATTGATCCCCGAAGTGCCGTACGACGTGGAAGAGGTGTGTCGACTCATCAAAGGCCGCTTCCAGCGTGGGGATTCGCATTTCATCTGTGTGGTGGCAGAGGGCGCCAAGCCGGCCGAGGGCTCAATGGAGTTACGCGACGGCGGAATTGACGAGTTCGGGCATCAGCGGTTTACCGGAGTGGCGCAGCAGCTGGGTGTGGAAATCGAGAAGCGCATCAACAAGGAGGTGCGCACCACCGTGCTGGGCCATGTGCAGCGCGGCGGCACCCCGACACCGTTCGACAGGGTGCTCGCCACCCGATTCGGAGTGAACGCCGCGGATGCCGCCCATGCCGGTGAGTACGGGGTGATGGTGTCGTTGCGGGGCCAGGACATCGGACGGGTGCCCCTGTCCGAGGCCACCCGTCATCTCAAGCTGGTCCCCAAAAACCGCTACGAGGACGCTGCGGCCTTCTTCGGCTGA
- a CDS encoding carboxylesterase/lipase family protein yields MAAALKRVQVNSGIVEGFVRRGMRRFRGIPYAEPPVGLLRLKAPRPVQPWEGVRRCTRFGAVPYQPKVFTPQKRRSENCLTLNVVTPEELPDGPLPVMFYIYGGGYFLGASASPPYEGSILARRGCVYVSANYRVGALGAFDLSSLSDAEHVIESNVYLRDLVLALQWVRDNVRAFGGDPDNVTIFGESAGASAVETLMTTPAAAGLFHRAIIQSTASGLAAGADTIAHEARRFAELLGAGPDNAAETVMNASPRQLLRAQRKLIAEGGFPFGPSVDGDYLPSAPVDAIERGDAQRVPLIIGSNADEARLFTKAIKVMPLSEAEQLEILARGGPGYLERIVGAYPGYPSKEARLRLAGDMFFTSSVWRIARAHQQFAPVYVYQFDYAPWPVRAAGLNGSHATELLAVFGNYRGPAGPLLAGSFTHRDASRVVDDVQERWVAFARNGVPSEDWPAYRGPDWPVMVFDRVTCVEKNLGVDRRDVWAGFTLSAPQRPPKAS; encoded by the coding sequence GTGGCAGCGGCGCTGAAGCGAGTGCAAGTCAACAGCGGCATTGTTGAAGGCTTTGTGCGGCGTGGAATGCGCCGTTTCCGGGGAATCCCCTATGCCGAACCGCCGGTAGGGCTGCTGCGGCTTAAGGCGCCGCGTCCCGTGCAGCCCTGGGAGGGCGTCCGGCGCTGCACGAGATTCGGTGCGGTGCCCTACCAGCCCAAGGTGTTCACCCCGCAGAAACGTCGCAGCGAGAACTGTCTGACACTCAATGTGGTGACGCCGGAGGAACTACCCGACGGTCCGTTACCGGTGATGTTCTACATCTACGGCGGTGGGTATTTCCTCGGTGCCAGTGCCTCGCCTCCCTACGAGGGATCGATACTGGCGCGTCGCGGATGCGTCTATGTGTCGGCCAACTATCGCGTGGGGGCGCTGGGCGCCTTCGATCTGTCCTCGCTGTCTGATGCCGAGCACGTCATCGAAAGTAACGTCTACCTGCGTGATCTCGTGCTGGCCCTGCAGTGGGTTCGCGACAATGTCCGGGCCTTCGGCGGAGATCCGGACAATGTGACCATCTTCGGCGAGAGTGCCGGCGCCAGCGCCGTCGAGACGCTGATGACCACCCCCGCCGCCGCGGGGTTGTTCCACCGCGCGATCATCCAAAGCACCGCCAGTGGCCTGGCCGCCGGCGCCGACACGATCGCGCATGAGGCCCGGCGATTCGCCGAACTGCTTGGGGCTGGCCCTGATAACGCTGCCGAGACGGTCATGAACGCCTCGCCGCGGCAGCTCCTGCGTGCACAGCGCAAGTTGATCGCCGAGGGTGGATTTCCATTCGGGCCTTCGGTCGATGGCGACTACTTGCCAAGCGCTCCCGTCGATGCCATCGAACGCGGTGATGCGCAACGAGTTCCGCTGATCATCGGAAGTAACGCCGATGAAGCCAGGCTTTTCACCAAGGCCATCAAGGTGATGCCGCTATCTGAAGCCGAACAGCTGGAGATTCTTGCGCGCGGAGGCCCTGGGTATCTCGAGCGGATTGTTGGCGCCTACCCGGGATATCCATCGAAGGAAGCCCGGTTGCGGCTGGCTGGAGACATGTTCTTTACCTCTTCGGTGTGGCGGATCGCCCGGGCGCATCAGCAATTCGCACCGGTTTACGTGTACCAGTTCGACTATGCGCCCTGGCCCGTGCGGGCCGCCGGCCTGAACGGCTCGCATGCCACCGAGTTGCTCGCGGTCTTCGGCAATTACCGTGGTCCGGCCGGACCGCTCTTGGCGGGGAGCTTTACTCATCGTGATGCCTCGCGGGTGGTCGACGATGTGCAAGAGCGCTGGGTGGCGTTCGCGCGCAACGGTGTTCCGAGCGAGGACTGGCCGGCATACCGAGGACCGGACTGGCCGGTGATGGTCTTCGACCGTGTGACATGCGTCGAGAAGAACCTCGGCGTCGACCGCCGTGATGTGTGGGCGGGGTTCACGCTGAGCGCCCCGCAGCGTCCACCGAAGGCGTCGTAG
- a CDS encoding ArnT family glycosyltransferase, translated as MSQTRERLIFAAILLTITVVYLWDISHNGWSNTFYAAAVQSGSESWKAWFFGSFDPQNYVTVDKPAGGLWLMGLSARIFGFSSASMLIPQAILAIVSAALIRATVRRQAGPSAGLLAAALFALIPVVSVMFRHSNPDAPMVFGMVVAAYFTTRAIDSERSRSAAGWLALAGVGIGFAFLCKTLEGLLVAPALLLAYLVSAKWPWKTTLMHLLGAAGALLAASGWWMAAVALTPAASRPYVDNSTDNSEWTLAVGYNGLDRLLGDNSNGMGGGRGSGPSFSGTPGIFRLFQDTQADHIAWLLPTAFIALILGLVIVSRTPQTAGWLGRLRTITTHPAGAGLVLWGTWMVSNYVILSYMAKQFHPYYTSAMAPAIAGSLAIGTVLLWRHRSERIGKFGLSALTLSATVMAFVLLRRIPTWLPWLRWLLLIGGIVAAVALALGALERNARLRYAIAALALAVSLGGSLAFTIANVTTPKVGGLSTSGPAIANEEKFGGQAPTPLDPALAALIKDSGARWPVATTNTRTAAPIQLETNAPVMAIGGFSGRDNPITLQQFIDYTQDGTVQFYAESVKDKDKDKEQDKPQPQKDGDTKRVADDVQKWVETHFSSKDYGDLRVFDLSVPPKP; from the coding sequence ATGAGCCAGACTCGTGAACGGCTCATCTTCGCTGCCATTCTGTTGACGATCACCGTGGTGTACCTCTGGGACATCAGCCACAACGGGTGGTCCAACACCTTCTATGCGGCGGCCGTGCAATCAGGCAGTGAAAGCTGGAAGGCTTGGTTCTTCGGCAGCTTCGATCCGCAGAACTACGTGACGGTCGACAAGCCCGCCGGCGGTTTGTGGTTGATGGGATTGTCCGCCAGGATATTTGGCTTTTCCAGCGCCAGCATGCTGATCCCGCAGGCCATCCTCGCGATCGTCAGCGCCGCACTGATTCGCGCTACGGTACGGCGGCAGGCCGGACCGAGTGCCGGCCTGCTCGCGGCGGCCCTGTTCGCTCTCATCCCGGTGGTCTCGGTGATGTTCCGGCATTCCAATCCCGACGCACCCATGGTGTTTGGCATGGTGGTGGCCGCATACTTCACCACGCGTGCAATCGATTCCGAGCGCTCACGCAGTGCCGCCGGCTGGCTGGCGCTCGCCGGAGTCGGTATCGGGTTCGCGTTCCTGTGCAAGACACTCGAAGGTCTACTGGTGGCTCCGGCGCTGCTCCTGGCCTATCTGGTATCCGCGAAATGGCCTTGGAAGACAACGCTTATGCACCTGCTGGGTGCGGCCGGCGCCCTCTTGGCCGCATCGGGTTGGTGGATGGCCGCCGTCGCGCTGACCCCGGCAGCCAGTCGCCCCTACGTCGACAACTCCACCGACAACAGTGAATGGACGCTGGCGGTGGGTTACAACGGCCTGGACCGCCTGCTCGGTGACAACTCGAACGGGATGGGCGGCGGCCGGGGAAGTGGTCCTTCGTTCTCGGGTACCCCGGGCATCTTCCGACTGTTCCAGGACACCCAGGCCGATCACATCGCATGGCTGCTTCCCACTGCGTTCATCGCGCTGATCCTCGGACTTGTCATCGTCAGCAGGACGCCGCAGACCGCGGGCTGGTTGGGCCGCCTGCGCACCATCACCACCCATCCCGCGGGAGCAGGCCTGGTTTTGTGGGGCACCTGGATGGTGTCCAACTACGTGATCCTCAGTTACATGGCCAAACAGTTCCACCCCTATTACACCTCGGCCATGGCCCCTGCTATCGCCGGTTCGCTGGCCATCGGCACGGTGCTGTTGTGGCGGCATCGGTCCGAGCGCATCGGCAAGTTCGGGCTGAGCGCGCTCACGCTCAGTGCCACCGTCATGGCCTTCGTACTACTGCGGCGCATACCGACCTGGCTGCCCTGGCTGCGCTGGCTTCTGCTGATCGGCGGGATCGTCGCGGCCGTTGCCCTCGCCCTGGGCGCACTCGAACGTAACGCGCGCCTGCGCTATGCCATTGCCGCACTGGCCCTTGCAGTTTCATTGGGAGGCTCGCTCGCGTTCACCATCGCCAATGTGACCACCCCGAAGGTCGGGGGGCTCTCGACGTCCGGCCCGGCGATCGCCAACGAGGAGAAGTTCGGCGGCCAGGCACCCACGCCGCTGGATCCGGCACTGGCGGCGTTGATCAAGGATTCCGGCGCCAGATGGCCGGTGGCGACGACCAACACCCGCACCGCCGCTCCCATTCAGTTGGAGACCAACGCACCCGTGATGGCGATCGGCGGATTCTCCGGCCGCGACAACCCCATCACCCTGCAGCAGTTCATCGATTACACGCAGGATGGCACCGTCCAGTTCTATGCCGAATCCGTCAAGGATAAGGACAAAGACAAGGAGCAGGACAAACCGCAACCACAGAAGGACGGCGACACCAAGCGGGTGGCCGATGACGTCCAGAAGTGGGTCGAAACCCACTTCTCCTCAAAGGATTACGGCGACCTACGAGTATTCGATCTGTCGGTTCCGCCGAAACCCTAG
- the gatC gene encoding Asp-tRNA(Asn)/Glu-tRNA(Gln) amidotransferase subunit GatC, which translates to MSAISRDEVAHLARLARLALTDAELDGYAGQLDAILGHVSQISAVSTDELDEVDATSSPLDAVNVTRPDVIADCLTPDEALAQAPRVAEGRFAVPQILGEEE; encoded by the coding sequence GTGAGCGCCATATCCCGTGACGAGGTCGCGCACCTGGCCAGATTGGCCCGGCTTGCGCTGACCGACGCTGAGCTGGATGGATACGCGGGGCAACTCGACGCGATCCTCGGCCACGTCAGCCAGATCAGTGCCGTGTCCACCGATGAGCTCGACGAGGTCGATGCGACGAGTTCTCCGCTTGATGCGGTAAATGTCACACGGCCGGATGTGATCGCCGACTGCCTGACCCCTGATGAGGCGCTGGCGCAGGCTCCTCGGGTGGCCGAGGGGCGTTTCGCGGTTCCGCAGATCCTGGGAGAAGAAGAGTGA